GGAAGCGCAAGGTCCCCGATTACAACGGTTCCCTGTTCGTGGTTGGTCAAAGAATTGAATCGATGACCTAAAAACGATGATCCAAATGTAACCACCAATTGCAGAACCCCCTCCCCAAAAGCGAAGCGATGGGGAGGGTCGGGGAGAGGCCAACGAAATGGCGGCAAGCCGCCACAAAGATACCCTCGGCGGCAAAGCCTTCAACCCCGCATTTGCGCCGACCGCAAGCGCTCGCCGCAAATGCGGAAAATGGTGGGGGCCACTTTACCACGGGCTCCCGCCCATGGCTACCGACAGACGGCACCTTCGGCGCGAAAACCAAATCCACCACCACCTATGACTCAATTTCAGAACCAGCGTGATACAGAGCTCTACAGGCTCAATCTTTAGATCAGCGAAGCTAATTACCGGTTGCGGTACTTGTTCCGAGCATCGGAAGCTGCCGGTCTCCCCGAAATCGCCAGCCTGAGGCTGGGTGCGTCGGCGGCGCGACGCTCATCGGCAGTTCGGCGACGCTCGACGCTGGGGGGGTCGCGCACGAAGCCCTGCCCGTTAATTCCATCAGGCCCCTGAACCCGCAAAGCCCTGATGGGGCGCAATCCTACAGGGCGGTGTGGGCGCGGCCCATCGCCGCCTAGGCGTTGGGGGGTCCAAGGGGGGGGTTGCCGTTTTGCCCTGGGTCCGGGGGGGGGTCCTTGGGGGGGGGCCTCGTCGCTTACCCAACATGCCTGCAAGTCCCCTCTGCCCGCTTTTTCATATCAGTTCGAAAAGCCATTATAAAACAAAGGCGACAAGAATGCCGCCTTCATTGATTGCTCCTGCGCGGAGATATTGGTACAAATCAATCGCAAAGGTCCTTGTCCTCCGCGATTTCGTGCTGATCCTCAAGCAGTTTTTGCATTTCCTCGGCTTTTTCAAGTTTGGTGCTGTACTCGGTGGGCGTATAGCTTGAGCTGCCCTTGAAGCCATAATCGATCAATTGCTTCGCCGCATAGGCACATTCCTTGCAATCTTCCATCAAGTCCTCAAGAAGGTCGCAATCCACTTTGAGTCCCTTTGACAAATCATATTTTTTCGAATCCAATTTCTGCTTGACCTGATTGAAATCAAGGCTTCCGCATTTGCTGTCATATTGCCTCAATACGCCTTCATACGTACTTTTCGAACAATAATAAACGCGTTTGTCATTGATCATCTTCTGTTTGTGCGCAGCGAGGCTGCTGATGCTGCCCTCGATGGCCCTGATTTGCCCCGCATGGTCTCGTTTGTCGTAGGACGCACCTCCTTCGAAGCACTCCTCCTGCAAATTCTCGCGTGCTTCCTTGCAGTCCTTGGCCTTCTCCAGCATTTCATCATAGACCTCCACTTGCACGCGGCCTTCCACCTCGACATTGTTGTATTCGGGAGCCTTTTCGGGAGACCAACCATCCCCGAATGCCTTGCAGTATTGATCGACCTTGGGCGCAAGATTGTCAAATGTGCTCTGACTACAAGTGCCACAGACCATATCGCCGCTGCGGAGTTTGAGGCAGATGCCGCTTTTGCAGTCTCCGCCTTTGCTGCATTCCTGATTCGGGTAAAGCGTCTGTGCATTTACGTGCCCAAAGGCCGCGAACAAGCACATAGCCATTACGGCCAATGAAAAAGTTAAAGTACGCATATCCATAAAATTAAGGGTGAAACATTCAATTCATTCAATATAGTTATAAATTGACATGATTCAAAGTTTTTGTGTGGCTTTGAATCCTTGATCCCAGCCCCCCCCCCACAAAAAAAACAGGGCATCCCCCAAAGAGAATGCCCCGTTTCTAAACCATCAAACACAATCTCAATTCCGTGCCACCACAACCTTCTTCACAGCCCTGAAATCATTGCTGCTGATCTGCAGTTGGTACACGCCATCTGCAAGGTTGACCCCTTCAAAGAAGATCCTTGTCCGGTAGGCGTCCTCCAAGCGGCGTTGCTCGACGATTTGGCCGAGGGCGTTGTAGAGGCGCAAGTCCACATCCTGAATGGCCGGCAGGCTGATCGACAAGTAGAAGCTTCCCGTATTCGGATTGGGCCACAAGCCGATTTCGTAGCCCGAGACATTCCCGGTTACGCCGACGCCCGTGGTGATGTCGATCGAGGTGACCAACGTACATCCGCTGCCATCGGTGATGGTGACCGTGTAAGTGCCTGCCGTCAAGCCGGTTTCGGTATCGGTCGTGCCACCCGAACTCCAAGCATACGTGTAGGGTGGATTGCCACCGCTTGGGACCACGGTTGCCGAACCGTCGTTGGCGCCGGGGCTGCTTTCGTTGGTAACGTTGGTGGTCGCGATCAATTCGGCGGGTTCATTGACCACCGCAAAACTTGTCGCCGAGCAACCGTTGGCGTCCGTGACGGTCACGAAGTACAGACCGGGAATCAAGCCGATGATCTGATTGTTCACGCCGCCCGTGCTCCAACTGTAGGTATAAGGTGGATTGCCGCCCGTCGGATTGGCAATGCAAGAACCGTCATGCTGATTGTAGCAGGTGCTATTGGTTGCGACGGCATTGGGAACGGGTTGGGTGAATGCCTGCAAGGTCGCGCTTGTGGTGCTTGTACATCCCGATTGATCGGTTACCGTTACCGTAAACGTGCCTGCGCCCAAACCTGTAAGGGCTGCGGTGGTCGCACCGTTGCTCCAGAGATACGTGTAATTGCCGGTACCACTTGTCGCGGATGCGGTGACAGCGCCATTGTTCTGACCGCAGCTTGCATCGTTTTGGCTGGCAATCGCAGCTACCGGTGAAGTCGAGGCGTTGATCGTCACCGTCTGAACCGCGAGGCAGTTCGATTGGTCGGTCACGCTGACCGTGTAAGTGCCGGCTGCCAAATTGGAAACGCCGGCGGTGGTTGCGCCATTGCTCCAGACATAATTCAAGTTGCCGGTTCCGCCCGTGGCGCTTGCCGTGGCCGCACCGTTGTTGAGTCCGCAAGTCGTGTGCTGTGTCGAAGAAATGGAGGCCGTAGGTCCCGTCGAATTGCTCACGGTGCCGACAGCGGTGCTTGTGCAGCCATTTTGGTCGGTCACCGTCACCGTGTAAGAACCTGCTGCCAAGCCGGTGATGGAAGCTGTCGTGCCGCCATTGCTCCAAGCATAGCTCAGGTTGCCTGTGCCACCTGTGCCAACTGCCGTTGCCGTGCCCGTAAAAGCTCCGCAAGCCGTTGGCGTCGTACCGCTGATGGTTGCGGTTGGGCCAGGCAAATTGTTGACCGTAAACGTGTTGGTGCCCGTGCAGCCAGCAGCATTGGTGGTGGTCACCGTGTAGGTGCCGGGCGCGAGGTTGCTGATGACGGATGTGTTGCCGCCGTTGCTCCAAGCGTATGTATAGGGCCCCGCGCCGCCGGTAGCGTTGGCTGTCAGCGAACCGTTGCTGTTTCCGCAGGCTGCATTCACGATGGTCGCCGTCGCTGTCGGCGCAGGAACCACGGTGATGTAGCTGCTGCGCGTAAAGGTGTTCGAAGAAGCGCCCACCGTGACCGTCAAGCCGACATTGTATGTGCCGGGCGTGTTGTACACGTGCGTCGGATTGGCGGTATTGGCAGTGCCACCATCACCGAAGGTCCAAGCCCAGCCCGTGGGTGTTCCAGCGCTTTGGTCAGAGAAAGTGACCGTCGCTCCGGCGCAAACGGTGGTCGTATTGGCAGTGAAATTGGCCACAGCGCAAGCAGGGGTATTAAATGCCTCCGAACCGTCGCTGCGGCTGTTGGTGCTGCCTTGGCTCGCACTCAGGCCCAATCCACGTTTCGCAAAGGCTTCCCAAATCAAGCAACTGTACTGACCGCCATACAATAGTGTATCGGCATCCAGAATGGCGTTGCGGCCATCCACAAAGCCGGGGCTGCAGGGTTGCAGCTTACAGCCTTGGATCACCAATTTCATTGCAATGTTGTTGCCGCCCGTGCCATTGATCAAATCCGGATCAAATCCGTAGCGGTTCACCAATTGCCAGGTCATTTCCCAAAGCATATTGCACCATAGAAAGCCGATGCCATGCGGGGACGAAATCAACGTCGTATTGCTGATGTCGCCATACGTGAAGTCATTGATTTGCATATCTGTCGTGTAGGGCGCCGGACGGATGCCCGTGCCGTTGGTCGGTTGGAAAACGGCATAGGTTCCGATGCCACGCACGTTGGGTCCTGCATCGCCGGGCTCCATGGTCATCATCAATCCAAACCAATCACTCCAACCCTCGCCCATTTGTTCGGCGTTGCCGAGGCAGCTGCTGTTGGCAGGGCCACCTGTGAGGCGGGTGCTGATGCCGTGGCCATATTCGTGGGCGATGATGCCGTTGTCAAAGTCGCCATCGCGGTTGTAGGCCACGCCGGGGCTGCTCAGGGTCACATTACAGGGTGCGGCCAATTGGGCTTTCAACAAGTTGCAATCCGCCAGGGAGATCATGACAGAGGGAATGTTGATCGTTGTCGAAGTGCCACCCATGACGATCGGCGAACCGGCCACGTTGTTGCAGACGACGCAAGCAACTGCACCGGCATTTTGTGCATTTTGTACCTTTTGAACGAAGGTGCAAGTACCGCGGTCGATCAAGGCGATTTTGTTGTTGAGGGCGCCGCCATTGGTCAAGGCATTGCAGCCGAGACTGGCATTGGATGTGCCATCGCTCACGAGCACGAGGTCACGCGTAAGCGGAATCACGGGCGGGGTAGGACCAAATTGCGCGGGTACGGCATTGTAGCTGCCTGCGATCACCGGCGGACTGTTGACGAGGAAGTTGACGGTCTGCTGACCGGTCCAGAGGTACATTTGCATCCGTGGACGGGTGCCTTCGGCGGGCGTTGCGAAGTTGGCATTGTCCATGCCGCCGCCGTCTTGCGCATCCGCAATCACGTAGTCGTTGCCTGTGCCGCCTTGGCCATAGTTGTTCTGCTGAAAATTGCCTCCAGGAGCGTCAAAGCCATATTTTGCCCAGACGTCGTGAATTTTATTGTTCCAGTAAAACAGGTTGGTCACAGCCGCAGACTGATAGGTACTCGGCTGCCCATTGAAGTTCAAGGGGAAGTCAAAGCTGAGGGTCGGTCCGCCGTCGGGAGAGGTTCCCGTTCCGTCATTGCCATTGGCGTCTTCCATGGCCCAGACGTTGTTGCCACGGGTAATGGTGTATTCATTGCCATTCGCGCCGTTGGTGTCATGCCATCCATAAGGCGAATAGGTCAAGTTCCAAGGTGCAGTCACATTGGTGCGCACACCATGGCTCGGGCTTTCGATGGGCTCCTTGAAGACGTTGTACGAATTCGGAAGGGGAGGAAGGAAGGGGGCGAATGCAGGTTCATCACAGCTTTCCGCATGGCTATGCTTGGAATAGCTGACGGGTCCACCATCGAATTTGCAATGGGCCGTCCAGTCATATTTTTCGAGGAGGTCACCATTCACAGCGTCGATTTTAAGGCTCCACCAATGGTCTCCTTTGCCATGGGGAAGAATGTTCAAATCCCAGGCAAGACGAAGGGTCTGCGCATCCGACTGAAAATAAACTAGCCGAACGGGGATTTCCTCCTGACTGACATTGGCTCCATTAAAACGGATGGCCAAATCAGCGGTATTGAGGCGCAGCAATTCTGCCAAACCTTCGGGTGCTTGCAAGCCCAAATGACGCGCAGCCGCAGCGATGGCATCCCGTTGATTCAAAGAGGGTACGCTGGCATTGACCTTCGAATGCGCCCCTGCCACACCATGCGCCCAAGGGCTCACGACTTTCCCGCCGGGGACAAAAGTGGCGGACAATTCGGCGCCGTAAATGCCGATGCCTTGCACGCCTTGCCGCAAGTACACGTGTTGGATCGTGCCACCTTCAGAGGGAGTCACGTCGGTGACGATCAATTCGGAGAGATCTTTGCGGGAGAGTCCGTATTTCTCCGAATTGTTTTGAAAATAAGTCATCGCGGCAGCCGAGTAGTCTTGAGCCATGGTCGTACCCACTCCCAAAACCATTCCCAGCATCAACGCGAGCGCAAACCGAGTCGCAAACGTATTTCTAATAAGCATAGACGTACAATTGTATTCCAGATGAATTCCACCAAAAACGACTGTAAGATACAAAGAAAGGCATGCATGACCCGTCGTCCATTCGAGAAAAGCAGGGATATCGTCGGTGAATGCGGGTCTTTGTCCGTGCAACGAATTAAATTAAGGTTAGATTGTCGTTTGGGCGACAATCAAGCAGGGCGCCGGAAGACACTGTCCAGCGGTCCGACCCGCATCGCAGCGCCGTTTCCCATCGAACCCATGCCATCAAATACGGACGCGGAGACTTCCTGCCAAGGCCTGCCTTCTCCGATTTCGCGCAGGACCTTGTGGGCTGTTCCGCCATAGCCACGGCGGTTGTCCAAGGCATAGTTTCGCGCAAATTTTGCTGCCAAATGGTCTTGGTCGATGCGCCCGTGTGCTTCCAACTCCTCATAAACCGCCAAGGCCATCACCGTATCGTCGGTAAATTCCCAGGAAGTAGGAGGGACGGTACGGGCCGCGAGATGCGCAGCCACCATTTCGGCGTCACCAAAGAAGCTCTCTCCGAATGCATCCCCGATGGCAATTCCCAGCAGCGCCCGCGCGGCGCGGTCCAATCGATATGTGTCGGCCTTCACGTCAGCAAAAGTAGGCTAAGTTTTTTCCTGATTCACGGCACTCGCCTTCGCAAAGAGGCAGAAAGAAGAAGAGGCCGCCCGATGCTCGTTTTTAATGTATTGGTGTGAGTCAAGGCCTTTCTGCTCCGTAGGAGGTGAAGTATGGTAGAACGATCACGTTTTCCGGTTTTTTTAATCGTCCGTCGGCTCGGCCCTGGCCGAGCCGACGGACGATTAAAATGGTTGTATCCGCGTGTTCTACCAAACCGTACCCCCTACAGGGCAATGCCGATTGCTTAACTGCTCAGTATGAATTGTTACCAGCTACCGGATGCATTTCAACGCTAGCTCCTTCGCTCCGCCCTGGACAGGTCCTGACAGGCTGCTGCACGCTACATGACGATGACGCTGCAAACCCAAAAACAGACTTTTCCCTTTTCACTGATCACTTTTCACTTATAAAACTGTGCTGCCCATTTACGGTAGAGGACCACGGGACCGTCGCCTTGTGCGAGTGCCGGCGGATGGACATAGACTTTGTTTTGCCAGACTTTGAAGTCGTCGCTGACGTCGCGTTTGTATTCGCGGAAATAGCCACCCAAAATGAAGTACATCAGCAGTTTTTTGGGGAGAATCCGCAGCAAAGGATTGATTTTGCCCGGATCGAAGTCCTGTTTGACGCTCACTGCAATGCGCAACTGCACATCCTTGCCATCGATCGGCATCGGATAAACGAAGTGGCGACTGTGCAGGCCATATTTCGGGACAAAAGCCTCTACGTAGGCCATTCCGAGTCCGTATTCATAGAAGTTGAACTCGGCATGAACGCGACTGCCACCGATGCCGACGAAGCTTGCGATGCGGGACATCCCGTATTTGCCAAACAAAACCGGGCCTTCCGTACGTGCTTCTTCGAAGACCTTGACATCGTCATACCCATGCACATGCCGGAAATGCCCGATATCGGCGCTGTTTTCTGCGATTTCCTGCGGATGGGAAGCCAAGCGCCAATCCGCGAACTTCGTTTCGCTCCATCCGTCCCATTCCAATGCAGGCACATTCCAATCTGGCGCGGCATCGTTTTCATCATGCCAAACCATGATCACGCCATTGACCTCGTGAACGGGCCATGTTTTCAAGACAGCTTGCGGCGGTGGTTTGGTGCCGTAGCCGGTCTTCACACATTTCCCTGTCGGATCAAAGCAAAATCCATGGAAAGGGCATTGAATCGATTCGCCGTCGATCTTGCCGCCGTGCGCGAGGTGGGCGCCCATGTGGGGACAATATGCCTCTGCAAGCACAGCCTTGCCCGATT
This DNA window, taken from Bacteroidota bacterium, encodes the following:
- a CDS encoding T9SS-dependent M36 family metallopeptidase; amino-acid sequence: MLIRNTFATRFALALMLGMVLGVGTTMAQDYSAAAMTYFQNNSEKYGLSRKDLSELIVTDVTPSEGGTIQHVYLRQGVQGIGIYGAELSATFVPGGKVVSPWAHGVAGAHSKVNASVPSLNQRDAIAAAARHLGLQAPEGLAELLRLNTADLAIRFNGANVSQEEIPVRLVYFQSDAQTLRLAWDLNILPHGKGDHWWSLKIDAVNGDLLEKYDWTAHCKFDGGPVSYSKHSHAESCDEPAFAPFLPPLPNSYNVFKEPIESPSHGVRTNVTAPWNLTYSPYGWHDTNGANGNEYTITRGNNVWAMEDANGNDGTGTSPDGGPTLSFDFPLNFNGQPSTYQSAAVTNLFYWNNKIHDVWAKYGFDAPGGNFQQNNYGQGGTGNDYVIADAQDGGGMDNANFATPAEGTRPRMQMYLWTGQQTVNFLVNSPPVIAGSYNAVPAQFGPTPPVIPLTRDLVLVSDGTSNASLGCNALTNGGALNNKIALIDRGTCTFVQKVQNAQNAGAVACVVCNNVAGSPIVMGGTSTTINIPSVMISLADCNLLKAQLAAPCNVTLSSPGVAYNRDGDFDNGIIAHEYGHGISTRLTGGPANSSCLGNAEQMGEGWSDWFGLMMTMEPGDAGPNVRGIGTYAVFQPTNGTGIRPAPYTTDMQINDFTYGDISNTTLISSPHGIGFLWCNMLWEMTWQLVNRYGFDPDLINGTGGNNIAMKLVIQGCKLQPCSPGFVDGRNAILDADTLLYGGQYSCLIWEAFAKRGLGLSASQGSTNSRSDGSEAFNTPACAVANFTANTTTVCAGATVTFSDQSAGTPTGWAWTFGDGGTANTANPTHVYNTPGTYNVGLTVTVGASSNTFTRSSYITVVPAPTATATIVNAACGNSNGSLTANATGGAGPYTYAWSNGGNTSVISNLAPGTYTVTTTNAAGCTGTNTFTVNNLPGPTATISGTTPTACGAFTGTATAVGTGGTGNLSYAWSNGGTTASITGLAAGSYTVTVTDQNGCTSTAVGTVSNSTGPTASISSTQHTTCGLNNGAATASATGGTGNLNYVWSNGATTAGVSNLAAGTYTVSVTDQSNCLAVQTVTINASTSPVAAIASQNDASCGQNNGAVTASATSGTGNYTYLWSNGATTAALTGLGAGTFTVTVTDQSGCTSTTSATLQAFTQPVPNAVATNSTCYNQHDGSCIANPTGGNPPYTYSWSTGGVNNQIIGLIPGLYFVTVTDANGCSATSFAVVNEPAELIATTNVTNESSPGANDGSATVVPSGGNPPYTYAWSSGGTTDTETGLTAGTYTVTITDGSGCTLVTSIDITTGVGVTGNVSGYEIGLWPNPNTGSFYLSISLPAIQDVDLRLYNALGQIVEQRRLEDAYRTRIFFEGVNLADGVYQLQISSNDFRAVKKVVVARN
- a CDS encoding ADP-ribosylglycohydrolase family protein; translated protein: MKADTYRLDRAARALLGIAIGDAFGESFFGDAEMVAAHLAARTVPPTSWEFTDDTVMALAVYEELEAHGRIDQDHLAAKFARNYALDNRRGYGGTAHKVLREIGEGRPWQEVSASVFDGMGSMGNGAAMRVGPLDSVFRRPA
- a CDS encoding Rieske (2Fe-2S) protein, with product MAATSRILNLPPYPKSWYAVALSTDLKPGDINELLFCGQETVLYRTESGKAVLAEAYCPHMGAHLAHGGKIDGESIQCPFHGFCFDPTGKCVKTGYGTKPPPQAVLKTWPVHEVNGVIMVWHDENDAAPDWNVPALEWDGWSETKFADWRLASHPQEIAENSADIGHFRHVHGYDDVKVFEEARTEGPVLFGKYGMSRIASFVGIGGSRVHAEFNFYEYGLGMAYVEAFVPKYGLHSRHFVYPMPIDGKDVQLRIAVSVKQDFDPGKINPLLRILPKKLLMYFILGGYFREYKRDVSDDFKVWQNKVYVHPPALAQGDGPVVLYRKWAAQFYK